The Rhabdothermincola salaria genomic interval CGGGAAGGGCTGCCCGCTGAGCACCTCGACCTCGTGGCCGAGGTCGCTCAACGCCTTGGAGAGGTGCCGGGTGTAGACGCCCTGACCGCCCACGTGAGGCTTGCCGCGATAGGTGAGGAAGGCGATGCGCAGCGGTAGGTCGCCGTCGGCGGCGGTGGCCACCGATCGCCGGGGCGCGACGGAGGGGTTCGGTGGCGTGGAGCGGTCGGACATGAGCCTGCAAGTCTCCCCGTTGGGATGACCGAGGGTCAAGCCTGGGAGGGCTCCCGGGCCGGGGAACGCCGCAGGTCAGCGGGGCTGTCGGCGGCGGCTGGAGTGCCGGGGGGCGTCCTCGCGTGGGCGGGCGCCGGACCTCGGCGGGGGCTGGGAGACTCGGCGGCATGCGTGCAGTGGTGCAACGGGTGACGAGTGCGTCGGTGACCGTCGACGGTGAGGTGGTCGGTGCGATCGGGCGCGGGCTCTGCGCTCTCGTCGGGGTGACCCACGACGACGACGTCGGCCGGGCCGAGCAGCTGGCCGGCAAGGTCTGGCAGCTGCGGATCTTCCCCGACGACGAGGGCCGCATGGACCGCTCGGCCGAGGAGGTCGGCGGCGAGATCCTGGTGATCTCGCAGTTCACCCTGTACGGCGACACCCGCAAGGGCCGCCGTCCCGGTTGGGGGGCGGCGGCCCCTGGTCCGGTGGCCGAACCGCTGGTGGAGGCGGTGGCCGACGCCCTGCGGGCCCGGGGCGCCACCGTCGCCACCGGGCGCTTCGGGGCCGACATGCAGGTCGCGCT includes:
- the dtd gene encoding D-aminoacyl-tRNA deacylase gives rise to the protein MRAVVQRVTSASVTVDGEVVGAIGRGLCALVGVTHDDDVGRAEQLAGKVWQLRIFPDDEGRMDRSAEEVGGEILVISQFTLYGDTRKGRRPGWGAAAPGPVAEPLVEAVADALRARGATVATGRFGADMQVALVNDGPVTLVLEL